The following is a genomic window from Triplophysa dalaica isolate WHDGS20190420 chromosome 22, ASM1584641v1, whole genome shotgun sequence.
GAAAACCAGACACCTAGAGATTTCTAGTAATGTTGAGAGATTTTGCTAATGTGTCATTTGTTTCGAGCAGACAGTCGATTTAATATTGTCAGTTGTTTTTTTACTGgccacttttgtttttgttcttttagataaaaaaaataaacgcaCTGTGTGAACAATCTTGGCGAACAcctttttctttacatttttgataACACTGTTGTCCAGTGCTGATATGAAGTTATTTTCATCGTATGTGTGTGCTGTTCTTCTCGTGAGTGGTCACATGTTTGCATGATGTCCAGtgtgtaaacaaacagaaagacagaaagaatcGGAATCCGTGCGGCCGCTCTTGCGATGAGTCAGCGTGGCCTTTAAATATTTAGTTGGAAAAACTCTTTgcacattttagttttgttgtgAAGACCTCAGGCTCTCGTTGAACCTGCCGTTCACATTTAGGGAATACATCATATCGTCTTTGAACATATCTACACCAAATAACCACATTAAtctaaaatgtgtcattttacaaCTACGAGaactaaattatattttatgtgcaTTCTATATTATACTatgatttctctttttgtgtttttatcataTATGTTTTCCTCATTTTAGTGACAGTGTTTTGTTGATATAATAACGTCATAATGTaatgaatataataaaatcatttctTCAGATGGAGTGAAATGCAACATGCTCTCATATGACAAAAAGAGCTGGACACATCACAAGTGTTTGCTACATTAAAAACGTGAACATGCTTTTTATTCCTACAGCGTTTATGTCAATTCTTTACCTTTAACAAACCATTATgactatcttctgcagaacacaaaagaagatattttgacgaaagttggtaaccgaacagcgctggaacccattcacttctattgtatggacacaaaaccaatgcaagtgaatggggactggctaaaacattcttcaaaatatcctcttgtGTTTGGCAGAAAACACTTGTATAGGtttgaatgatgacagattttttattttggggtgaactgtcccttacagaacaataaatatctagtagctttttacatttatttgatttttaatgtacttataAATCGTAATACAAAACCACATAGTATTTATGAAATCTTATGGTATAAAAGTATGACATACAGTACTTTATAATGTAGTAAAGTAAAAACACTGATAATGTACAGATGCTTGAAAATTTAGATAGTTAAATATTTAAGTCATGCAATCTGTTTTCCTTCATCGAAGTAGTTCAGTCCAAATAAACCAGAAATGATGTCAAAAATTCGATGACATTATTTTTGCTGACCTGTTTCGTCTGCATTTTAAATAACCACATCATTGAAACGCCTCTCACAAACGATTGTAAATATCTACTTTTAGATGGCTTGCATAAGCCGATATCTATAACCGGTTTTGGATGATGATACTATTTAAGAATGAGGTGGCCGCCGTAGTATACGTGGATTATATGTCTCTGCGCATTACAACTGGATGGAATGTACCCTTTGGCTAACCTACAAGACATTTTCTTCCTTTAAAACTGGAGATATGATCTTGAAACACTATCACATTCTCCGAGTCCCACTAATGCACCTTAGTTTTCTCTCCGTTTAAGCCTCAAGCGTCCGGGGTCTGTCCTAAAGCGCCTGGATGGATGTGTGCAGGGATTTCCCAACGGTGATTGCGTGTTATAGGATCGTGGAGCAGGAGAGATCCGCCGGACCGGATATCTGTCCCGTGCCTGGGATCATCTGTCAAGACCGACCCCAGCTGTGATGGACACGATCAACCCCAAAACCCTCAAAAGCGAATCGTCCACAGGTCACCACAGGCAGGTGAATAATTGCAAAGTGGGCGCGTTTATTGGGTTTGTGGGCCTAATCCAGCGAGACTATTCTGAGTGCTGATGTCAGGAGCGCCGGCCGCTCCAGTGTCTGTTACTCACCGCAGAATGTTGGAATGCCCAAGCGGGTGATGTCACAACTCATCCATGCCTAGTTTGCTCATCTCCCTCTTTAGTTGTGAGGGATCGGGCGTGCCGTGGGCTCGGACCCCCGCTGCGCCCTATAAGTCAATGGGAGCTGTCAGTGGATCGTATATCTGCGGCTTGTTTTCACGTTGTACTTAAAATGGCAGGCTGTAGTGCTTTCCTGAGGGTGAGAAGTGCTTCATAAACAGAGGCCAGCAGACGTTTAGTGCCTCTGTCAGTCGGTGTACGGATGCTGTGTTTGACGGGACGTGAATGTCAGGGATCCACACGTTTTACACACAGTGGTCATGTTGTTTGTCCACTTGAATTGATTAGACTTATTGACTTCTGATTTGAAGGCTTGACCAGTCTGTGCTCAGTtcgagacattgttgagatgcGATGAGACTTACTGTAGATGTTGGATAAGTTTCCACTTGCTCTCCATTAAATGTGGTTGAGGTCTCAAAATAACGGATATTAAAGAAAtctcatctgtgtttttctATGTCTGGGAAGGCTTTATTGCCTGTGAATTGGTTTTGTCCGACCGCCATGTTTTTATACTCTGTTGCACGTCTCAATGAGCAGCAAAGAGTTTGGGAGACGTTTCCTGGCAGTAACGTCCCGCTACATGCTTTACACTGgggccgtttctcaattccaagaacgcaAAGAACGGACTTGTGTTCTCGTGGAGACCGGCGTGCCTCGGAAGAACGAACTTGGATGGATGCGCAGTGAGTACTGGGACTTCAAGCGGGTTGGGTACCAGTGCAAGGCTGTGttcgatgcatccttgataCTGTGAACAGATCCGAGTAGTTGCATGTGGTCTCTGCACCTGTTCTTGAGTATTGTAGCCGGACTTTGAGTTTTATTGATGATGTAGAGCGAGAACACAAGACCACAAGACGGCTGAAGAACGCAAATGGAGAAACGTCCTGAACGTAATCTGTGCTCGTCTTATTCTGCTCCGATCGGTGACACCAGCTGCAGCCTTGACTGAGACCCGCTGTGGTTCTGGGCCCTTGAGTCCCATGGAAACATTTTCTCAGGGTGCCCAGATTTACTGCTCAGCTTGACTTTACAACCAGCTTTTGTTTACCATAGAATCCTGGGCTGCTGTTCAGGAATGCATTACAGCCGGCCTGGACGGATCTCGGCTCTCCTAACGCTTCCACAGCTCTGAAATGTCTCTCAGCACGCAGAGAACCTGATCTTCTGCTCTCTTTTCAGAAGACAGTCATTCAGGCCTGTTATGACAGCTTGCGGGTCATTCGTCTTTCTTTGCAGGACAAATTCATCATGCGCTTTAATTAATTGCgataatgattattttggtgCATTCGACGCGTCTAGCTTTGTGAACTTCTGAGTTCTACCGTTAAAATGAGGCGGGACTGTTCTGTtctataattaatgttaactGCAGCTCGTCATTGTTCGTAGTTTagctaaataaatgtaactttcaAGCGGGGTGAAAGAGGTTCTCTGTATATTTTGTCTATGATGTCAAAGTATTTAATTCATATGTCTTGAATATTAcagtcaatatgtttcatgtaccgctgctttgtaaaaatgaaaattgtgaaaacgAGTTGGGTAAGTTGTAcctgtattattaaaaatgcattttcgaAATTGTCAGTTTTCAATCCATGTTAATagttttacaagaaaaaaaacattttttccatATGTTAATAATTTTGCAAATATTACCCAAATCTCAATAATACCATATCTCATGTTTGACCTTAAGGAACtttttcatttgcttttgtAAAAGAAGCACTTTCTGTTCGCATAAAGTCACCGGCTAAATCCGGACTCCAAAGCAAAACCAGGTGAGAAGTTCTGGTAAAGTGAAATGTGAAGACTTTGATGATTCACTCAGCGCAGACAAGAAAGTGATagaaacaagttttattttgtaaaaagttataaaatgaatattgtacaaaaataaagtctGTAGAGAGCTTTGGTTCAGTAACACGAAACAACACAGGACCAACAAACACTGCAGAACAAGATCCGATGCTCACATCTGAACTCTAACATTTCTAGCCGGGAAACCATAAACGTAACTTGCAAGCCCAGGTCATGTACACTTGGGTCATACATCAGAGAACAGGAGTGTGTGTCACAGCTTTTGCACGTTGTATCTGTAATGCAAAAGCCATAAAGGATGTTCTGGTAAATGGAGGTAGCTCATGCTTATCAAAGGTTGGCCTAAATACTTTAGAAACGGGTGGATTTGTTCAGTGTGCGCTGGGGGATTACCACATAATCGGGCTCTGTGTCTTGCGGATGGTAATACACGGCATCATAAAGGTGTGTTTATCTCTCGGCTCTAATGTCTTCTTACTCTAATGTTTGGATGAATTGACCTGTTTCTGAGCGTGTGTTTACTATCTCCAGCCGACTCCAGGAGAACAGGCCTGGTCATGGATTGTGCAGAAGTTTCCTAATGCCGTTAAAGAGTAGACAAAGCAGATTTGATATAATTGGTCTTAAACGATGGGGAGTCTTGCcgttttacatttcatttgtgcAGATTAATGGGTGAAATCTGTGGGGGGCTTTGTGACCTCGGCGATAATTCCAAGTTACCAGACGCTCTCCAACTGGTCAACGGGTATGAAAGGTCAAACGCAACATCATTTACTCTGATCAAACGGTAGGGACGGCCTGTAGCGTGCCCGTGTTTCTGTCTGGCTTCATTACAGTGAGATATAAACACGTCGGGCCAGGCTGTATTTTAAAGAGATAATTGGAGACGAGCCATTTGAGTTCCTGTAACAACCACCAAAAACCGTCTGGGAAAACAATTGGGCTCTCGCTggcttttgtatattttttgtaatgaaTTCTTTAAGCGATGGAACTTTTGCACAACATCGGCTCTTTATTTTGTGGCGTATTAGTTGGTCCACTTATTTCTTGCTGTAAAATCATTCTGCCTTGCTTATgatcttgtgttgtttttaaagaaaggGCGATGCTGGAGCCAGAGACATAAAGCATAAAGGCGTGATCTGCTTTTCAGCCAAAAGCGAACATTTATCAGTTACGTACCCGACTACATTTTAGCTTTCTTCTGTGACATAAGGACATCTTACAATGTTTCTGTGCATGGAAAGCGATTCATACCGCCAAGCTTCAGGTACTATCAAGGTAGTCTACATGAACCACCAATATTTCACATCTTTTGTAGTCACAGAACGGAATGAAATTTAATCTTGATCTTCCTCTAAGCCGGGCTCTGATCTTATTTGGTCACAAACCTGAAGTAGCGATGATGTTCAATCAAGCATGACGTCTGGCAGATGGACAGATTATTggtacattttttgtgttttcttcacaAAGCACATGACATCAGAATACACAGGGTTTGGCGGTATGAATCACCGTCCGCTGTCATTGGATTCGAAACAGCAGTTTAGATATTCTGCTCAAAAATGAGATGCCATTGTGTTGCACAGACGAAAGAAAATCAACGTGAGGGAAAATGCGGGTTGTTTTACGCACTgctgggtaaaatatggacaaaccaaACATTGTACGAAAATCCAAGGAAAACCAAAAGTGTCTGGCAGCTGGGGTGCCAGGAAAATGCCGTTTTACGTTttcaattaaatttattttgttatgaaatttgatgtttttacatTCGGTAAAATTACCGTTGTTTACAATATACTTGAAAAATCTATAAACGtctaatatactttttttttttacagtgaaatgtTGGGTATGAATTAACCTGTATTGGGTTGTTTAAACGCATGGCTGCgtcaaaaaaatgacattctagGTAACTTTAAACCATGCGTTGGGTTGGTCCATATTTTATGATAAAACAACCAGCATTTTTTTAGTGTcgatgtttgggtgaactggtTGACTTTAGAAACACATGCTACAATTTGGCACCATCCAAGACAGAGAACCAAATAACTtcctaaaataaataagaaaaaacaaacactcttaTACAATGGATtgcaataaataacaataacttaattaaatctcaataaatacattttcatatatactatatatatatatatatatatatatatagataacTTTCTGGATATTAAAGATCTGAAGTCTGTTGTTGTGGATGTATTTGTGTCCGTCCACAGGGTTTGAGGTGACCGCTCGTTCATTTACAGCGTAACGTAAAAATCCAAGTTTCaaattttgtttgtgtaaattaCTCTCGATTTACTTTATCTATAAGCCGTCATTTTAGGGGACATCTTGCGATTTGGTATCATGAACACTGATCGGCTGGAGGCCAGTTCTACAATACATCACAGATCTCTCGAACCTCACTCCGTCGTCTTTGTTTCCTAGCCGGTCCAACACGAAAGCGTCTCGATACCCTGACTCTCGCTGTAGTCCGCTCGGTCGGCGGGTCAGACGCAAGCGCACTTTTTAGCGGAATGTTTCTTTAGTGTGTGATACTCCAAGCTGTCGTCCAAGAACGAGATGTCGTCGTCGAACGCAATCGGCCGACAGCAAGTCCTAGAGGGCGTATCTTTGTCCAGCTTCTTGTTGTGGGTGAGGTTGTTCAAGATCTTGTCGTAATTGGTCTCCGAGTCATAACAGGGTCCGCTACAGTAGCGAAATAACAACTCCTCTTTGGTGCTGTAGCCCAGGCCCAGATCAGTCACATTGAGGTGGATCTCTTTCAGCAGGCATCCACGCCCGGGACCTTTGACCCTCTCGTCTCGACTTTCCTTCCCCCCTCGGCCGCCGCCTCGTCCACGACTCTTCTTTTTGTCTCCTCGACCCCGGGTGCTCCTCTCCGCTCCTCGCTGACGCCCTCTGTCCTTCTTCCCTTGAGACCCTCCGTCTGTGTCCGGGGAGCGCCGCAATCGGCCGATAGTCGCTTGGATGAAGTCCATGACATCCTCGAACTGCTCCGGGTAAAGACTGTTTGCATCATCTTTAACAGACAGAGAAAACGTATCAGCATACTGACAAATTTGTTCATTGCAATACAATATTATTATGTACTATATATACTCCGTTTGTTTGTCGATTCCCATGTACAGGGATTGAAAATCTTATAGATGATGACATTGAGGTACGGCAGAATACATCTGCTCATCCACAAACTCAAAACATGCACGACAGGAGAGAGCAAGAGGGCTTTGATCTGTACACCATGATTTCATTATAGACTGAACTTTGATTTCACAATGTCACAGTTTCCAGAGAAGACCCAAAAATAGtgatatacatgtatatataaataaacaaaaaacaaactgttgaATAAAttgattcaaatgtttttttttatggatCTATACGGATTTATTCACTCAAAAGATGCTGGGTTTCTTCACACGATGGTTTGGGTAAAATTGGttggtttaaaatgtttgaacccgacatttatttgcaaatgaATTGCGT
Proteins encoded in this region:
- the gdnfa gene encoding glial cell line-derived neurotrophic factor encodes the protein MKLWDIIATCLLLLTSVSTRPLFRKLQPSKRADGETPALDPIIDSRPETTDLKQAFMEEQYDANSLYPEQFEDVMDFIQATIGRLRRSPDTDGGSQGKKDRGRQRGAERSTRGRGDKKKSRGRGGGRGGKESRDERVKGPGRGCLLKEIHLNVTDLGLGYSTKEELLFRYCSGPCYDSETNYDKILNNLTHNKKLDKDTPSRTCCRPIAFDDDISFLDDSLEYHTLKKHSAKKCACV